Genomic segment of uncultured Fibrobacter sp.:
CACGCCACTTCCTTCAAGGATAGCGCCACCCACGGCATCGGCAAAGTAGTCGCTCACAAAACGGTTACCATTGTTACGCAGGTTAAAGCCCTTGTACTTGTCGTTCACGCCCTTGCGGGTTTCGAACAAAGGATACTTCAGCCAGGTTCCACCGAATTCTTCGCGCATCACGATGGCCACGGACTTCTTGCGTTCCATGCGGCTCCAGCCACCCATCAAGGAAATACCGCCATCGGCTTCCCAGGCTTTACCCTTGCTGCTTCTGCCTTTTTCGTAGTATTCCACGTGAACCGGAAGTTCACCCGGGTCATCCGGATAGCATTCGTTAGGAGCGTACATCTGGTCGCAATCCATATCGGGTTCGCCACCATTCGTCTTCTTGTAATACTTGGTAAAGAAGCTCGGATCTACACTTACGGCCACCACAGGCATATTAGCCGTTTCGTCGATAAAGTAGGTATTGGTCGTCACGTCCTTAGTAAGGAGACCATCCTTGAACGCGGCACAGCGAAGAACCGTAGTCGATTCAATCTTCATGTCCGACTTGAACTCTTCAGAATTCTTGGTCGGAACAGAGCCGTCCTTGGTGCAACGCACGGACACACCTTCCGGAACGTTCGGCTTGTTCAATGTCACAGAGCCATTGTAGAATCCACCGCCATGTTCACCGAAGCTGACTGTAGGCGTGACACCTTCGTAACCATCAGATACATTGTTCGGCTGTTCAGGAGTCGGCTTTTCAAAGAACTTCCAGGCACCGCCATCAATAATGCCCCAGCTCATACCCGCACTAAGTGCCGGATACTTGACCGAGTCACGGATAGAATAATACTGGTCGATCAGGTAAACCGTACCGCCATCCTTATTCAATTTCCAGCTGGTATGGGTACGTGTCTTATAAATGGTCGTGTCTGCAGAGGGTGCCACCGCATTCACATCGTTCTTGTCACAGAATACGGTACGGAAAGAGCGCGGAGCAATCAGTTCATCACCAAAGACCCACTTGCGCGGCTTTTCCAAATTTTCAACAAGCGAATAGCCCTTAAGGTTAGCAGCGGAATCGCCGGCATTGTAGATTTCAATCCAACCCGGGTCGTCTCCGTTTTCATCGAGCCAGTCCAGGTTCACCGGAGAAATTTCGGTAATCACCAGAGAAGAGTTACCTACCCAACGAACCGTCGTATCGGCCGGGACATAAATGATTCTATCTACATACTGCGTATCGCCCGTGACCGGGTCGATTGTACGGACAGTATCCCTCTGCCCCGGGGTTTCAACAATTTGAGTAATCGTATCGCCGGTAATCGAATCAACCTTGACCAAGGTATCGACCCTTACTGGAACAGGGTCATCGGCATGATTATGCGATGCAGATTCTTCCGTACAGGCTACCAAGCCCGAAAAAACCAAACTTAGTCCGCCCATCAAAGCAAGACATTTTACTTTGTTGAATATGTACACACTGCTATCCTATTAAAAACGTTTCCCAGGAAATCCCACTTTCCAAGGCCATATTCTTTAGCACCCAGATACTAAATTTAGAAGATTATTCAAAAAAAAGGGAAAAATGTCAGTAATATTCTATTTACCCTTGACAAGTATCACAGAGTGTTCTATATTTGGCCTACCAAGTCGGCGCTGTAGCTCAGTTGGTAGAGCAGCGGACTGAAAATCCGCGTGTCGTCAGTTCAACTCTGACCGGTGCCACGAAAAAAAGACCTCGATTTCGAGGTCTTTTTTAATTTTTGTTTTCAAACGCGTCAAAGAAAACGCGAAGTGTTTAGAAAATTTTAATTGGGGTCGTGGCGGTAAAGGCTGTAAATTTCGTCCCAATGTTCCATCAAGACGTCCACGAGCTCCGGCTGGAACTGCGCACCGCGCTGCTTGATGAATTCTTCCTTGACCTTTTCTTCGGGCCACGGTTGCTTGTAGCAACGCGGGCTAGAAAGCGCGTCCAGGACATCGGCAACGGAACAAATGCGGCCAGCCAAGGGGATATCTTCGCCGGCAATACCCTTCGGGTAGCCGCGACCGTCCCAGCGTTCATGGTGCGAACGGGCAATTTCGGCAGCAAAGCGAAGCAGTTTGCGCTTGGAGTTGTGAAGCATGTTGTAACCGATTTCGGAATGGGTCTTCATGATCGTGTATTCGTCATCGTTAAAGCGGCCGGGCTTATTCAAAATGGCATCGGGAATGCCGACCTTGCCCAGGTCATGCATCGGGGCCGCCAAGCGAATGCGTTCGACCTCGTTTTCCGGGAGGCCCAGGAACTTCGCCAGCATGCAAGAAATCTCGGCTACGCGCTGAATGTGGTCGCCCGTCTCCTGGCTGCGGTATTCCGAAACCTCACCCAGAATATGGATGATTTCGCGCTGGGTCGCTTCCAGTTCCATGTTCAACATGGCGGATTCAACCGTCTTTGCGGAATAAACTGCCGTAAGGCTCAGGCGTTCCAAGTCCTGTGTCGAGAATACGGCGGGTTCGCCCTGTTCGTCGGTTCCCTGCTTGTTAATCGCCTGGAACACACCCATCACGTTGCCCGCCGAATTCATGAGCGGAACCGTCATTACAGACGTTGTTCGATAATGGGTCTTTTCGTCGGAGCGACGGTCGAACCTAGGGTCTTGGTAGGCATCCTTGATCAGGAGCGGTTCGGCAGTCCTGACTGAATAGCCCACAAAGCCTGCGTTATACGGGATGCGAAGTTCACTTACACCGTGCGCAACCTTGGTCCACAATTCACCACGATCGTTATCGACAAGCCACAGGGAGCAGCGGTCCGCAGCCACAATGGCGCGACCCAAATCAGCCATCAGGATAAGCAAGCCATCCATCTTTCGCTCAGCCGCAATCTTCGGCATGTAAGCGAACAACAGCTCTAGTATCCTTTGGGACTCTACAACCTGTTTTTCATCCAGTTCCGTCATACTATGTAAAATTTAAATAAACTTTGTATTATTCACAACTATGCTTGACAGAATTAGGCGAATTTTTCTATCCTTGGGAAACCCTGGAGGAATAGGCTAATTGGTAAGTCAGCGGTCTTGAAAACCGCCGCCGTAAGGCTTGGGGGTTCGAGTCCCTCTTCCTCCGCTAGAAAGCTCCCTCTAGGGAGCTTTTTTTATTTGCCATCATTTACTCTACTTCCCATTCCATCTGGTTGTCGGCGACAAAATCGGCAACAGCCGAGGCAGGCTCGTCGTAAAGTAGCGTGCAGACCTTAATCGGTAGCGCAAAATCCCGCCCGAAGGCGGCAAGACACGCCGAGGTAGTTGCCCCAGTCGTAAAGACATCATCCACGACAATGACCGTTCCCGAAGTCGGAGGATTTTTCAACACGCACTCAAACGCAAACGCCACATTGCGCTCTCGTTCTTCCTTAGAAAGTTTGGTCTGCGAAACAACGAAAGTACGCCGTTTTAGCCAACGGCAAACTTTA
This window contains:
- a CDS encoding HD domain-containing phosphohydrolase, with the protein product MTELDEKQVVESQRILELLFAYMPKIAAERKMDGLLILMADLGRAIVAADRCSLWLVDNDRGELWTKVAHGVSELRIPYNAGFVGYSVRTAEPLLIKDAYQDPRFDRRSDEKTHYRTTSVMTVPLMNSAGNVMGVFQAINKQGTDEQGEPAVFSTQDLERLSLTAVYSAKTVESAMLNMELEATQREIIHILGEVSEYRSQETGDHIQRVAEISCMLAKFLGLPENEVERIRLAAPMHDLGKVGIPDAILNKPGRFNDDEYTIMKTHSEIGYNMLHNSKRKLLRFAAEIARSHHERWDGRGYPKGIAGEDIPLAGRICSVADVLDALSSPRCYKQPWPEEKVKEEFIKQRGAQFQPELVDVLMEHWDEIYSLYRHDPN
- a CDS encoding CotH kinase family protein, producing the protein MGGLSLVFSGLVACTEESASHNHADDPVPVRVDTLVKVDSITGDTITQIVETPGQRDTVRTIDPVTGDTQYVDRIIYVPADTTVRWVGNSSLVITEISPVNLDWLDENGDDPGWIEIYNAGDSAANLKGYSLVENLEKPRKWVFGDELIAPRSFRTVFCDKNDVNAVAPSADTTIYKTRTHTSWKLNKDGGTVYLIDQYYSIRDSVKYPALSAGMSWGIIDGGAWKFFEKPTPEQPNNVSDGYEGVTPTVSFGEHGGGFYNGSVTLNKPNVPEGVSVRCTKDGSVPTKNSEEFKSDMKIESTTVLRCAAFKDGLLTKDVTTNTYFIDETANMPVVAVSVDPSFFTKYYKKTNGGEPDMDCDQMYAPNECYPDDPGELPVHVEYYEKGRSSKGKAWEADGGISLMGGWSRMERKKSVAIVMREEFGGTWLKYPLFETRKGVNDKYKGFNLRNNGNRFVSDYFADAVGGAILEGSGVDYQRSRQVVVFYNGKYYGIHDMRERFNKNFVETNYGIDASSVTFLKHLGIKVEASNGTADEYLAMLEYAASHDFSTDDEAYTYMTKLMDMGNFANYMLAEMYVHNGDWPNNNVRVWKSPESPLWKFMIYDLDHGFDWDWGVSGFSESTNMFKWVKQGGRGDTGAKCHTSSTKEITGEKVHCFHVLYTKLIENPTFKRLFLNHAAVMLQSYLNAENVKAKAKFLAGMLNSEDVARDMDVDAYKERRGQYNHSFDPYGERLGPWAEERDGKFLSEIQEEFGVGSMTSVSITANGKGSIVMDGMTLPSANYKAKFFAGNGMVLTAIPEAGAIFGGWTGCEPVAGVPEMCVATVAEGLSITATFK